The following proteins come from a genomic window of Streptomyces sp. Sge12:
- a CDS encoding DUF742 domain-containing protein produces the protein MKEPPSSWEESSPERLYVITGGRSGPSTAVHLDLVTLVVAKGPPRPEMQPEQADILRMCQAPLSVAEIAAYVGLPVSVVTVLVGDLMAAKRVRVRPPVPAAQLPDLVLIEAVIDGLQKL, from the coding sequence GTGAAAGAGCCGCCCTCAAGCTGGGAGGAGAGCAGTCCCGAAAGGCTCTACGTCATCACCGGCGGACGCAGTGGACCCTCCACCGCCGTCCACCTGGACCTTGTGACCTTAGTGGTGGCCAAAGGGCCTCCCCGGCCCGAGATGCAGCCCGAGCAGGCCGACATCCTGCGGATGTGCCAGGCGCCGCTCTCGGTCGCCGAGATCGCCGCGTACGTCGGCCTGCCCGTGAGCGTCGTCACCGTGCTGGTCGGAGACCTGATGGCCGCCAAGCGCGTGCGCGTCCGCCCGCCCGTTCCCGCCGCGCAGCTACCCGACCTTGTTCTGATCGAGGCAGTGATCGATGGACTCCAGAAGCTCTGA
- a CDS encoding sensor histidine kinase yields the protein MEQKDIPPESVRSEEGRGTVLATLGAVAAACLVGALLTSSEPVGTALITVGAACTTAVFVEALRRGRSLTAERAQVAALRHALSRQEAEAIRLSAVVLPEAIDRLRRGELPEEVLKSLGGRGGGGNRWGNDAALTPRFRAALQAVLAHSVDAVDNEESLRDSAQRAFVNVARRVQAIVHQQAHEMREMEDRHGTNPDVFGDLLRLDHGTALIGRLADSISVLGGARPGRQWSRAVTLYSVMRGAMSRIIDYQRVELHSVTEVAVIGPIVEPLIHTLAELLDNATRYSPPHTRVHLTAVEVQSGIAVEIEDGGLSMSEEARARAEKMLAQAQSGIDLNDLGETPRLGLAVVGRLAQAYGFQVSLRSSAYGGVRAVVIVPQHLITTASAATGLAHGIGSSSGPRAVAATPREHPAHHPSAGVSAPRPARVPAPGPAPVSGGPTADRTATGLPQRRRKDRVTTYDTRPAARPQQADDNGPGMWLEAFHSGLSGEPGQDAQGAEDASGSATKGA from the coding sequence ATGGAGCAAAAAGACATTCCTCCCGAGTCGGTCCGCTCGGAGGAGGGGAGAGGTACCGTGCTCGCCACGCTCGGCGCCGTCGCCGCCGCCTGTCTGGTCGGGGCGCTCCTCACCTCCTCGGAACCGGTCGGCACCGCCCTGATCACCGTGGGCGCCGCCTGCACCACCGCGGTGTTCGTCGAAGCCCTGCGGCGCGGCCGCTCGCTCACCGCGGAGCGCGCCCAGGTGGCGGCACTGCGGCACGCCCTGTCCCGGCAGGAGGCCGAGGCGATCCGCCTGTCCGCCGTGGTGCTGCCCGAGGCCATCGACCGCCTGCGCAGGGGCGAGCTGCCCGAGGAGGTGCTGAAGTCCCTGGGCGGGCGCGGCGGAGGCGGGAACCGCTGGGGCAACGACGCCGCCCTGACCCCGCGCTTCAGAGCCGCCCTGCAAGCCGTACTGGCCCATTCCGTCGACGCGGTCGACAACGAGGAGAGCCTTCGCGACTCGGCCCAGCGGGCCTTCGTGAACGTGGCCCGCCGCGTGCAGGCGATCGTCCACCAGCAGGCCCACGAGATGCGCGAGATGGAGGACCGGCACGGCACCAACCCGGACGTCTTCGGCGACCTCCTGCGGCTCGACCACGGCACCGCCCTGATCGGCAGGCTCGCCGACTCCATCTCGGTCCTCGGCGGCGCGCGCCCCGGCCGGCAGTGGAGCAGGGCCGTCACGCTCTACAGCGTGATGCGCGGCGCGATGTCGCGGATCATCGACTACCAGCGGGTGGAACTCCACTCGGTCACCGAGGTCGCCGTCATCGGCCCGATCGTGGAACCACTGATCCACACCCTCGCGGAGCTGCTGGACAACGCCACCCGGTACTCGCCCCCGCACACCCGGGTCCACCTCACCGCCGTCGAGGTGCAGTCGGGCATCGCCGTGGAGATCGAGGACGGCGGCCTGAGCATGAGCGAGGAGGCGCGCGCACGCGCCGAGAAGATGCTCGCACAGGCGCAGTCCGGCATCGACCTCAACGACCTGGGCGAGACGCCCCGGCTGGGCCTGGCGGTGGTGGGCCGGCTGGCGCAGGCGTACGGCTTCCAGGTCTCCCTGCGCTCGTCCGCGTACGGGGGCGTCCGCGCCGTGGTCATCGTGCCGCAGCACCTGATCACCACGGCCTCCGCGGCCACCGGCCTCGCCCACGGCATCGGCTCCTCCTCGGGACCCAGGGCCGTGGCCGCCACACCGCGCGAGCACCCCGCCCACCACCCGTCGGCCGGCGTGTCCGCGCCGCGGCCGGCCCGCGTTCCGGCGCCCGGGCCGGCGCCTGTCAGCGGCGGGCCGACCGCCGACCGTACCGCGACCGGTCTGCCGCAGCGACGCCGGAAGGACCGTGTCACCACCTACGACACCCGGCCGGCCGCGAGGCCGCAGCAGGCGGACGACAACGGCCCCGGAATGTGGCTGGAGGCGTTCCACAGCGGACTGTCCGGTGAGCCCGGCCAGGACGCGCAGGGCGCCGAGGACGCGTCGGGTTCAGCGACCAAAGGGGCGTAA
- a CDS encoding GYD domain-containing protein has translation MPLYLSRFSYTPQTWARLISHPEDRAKAAQAYIESVGGRLHGFWYAFGTHDGYNLWEAPDNVSMAAVALAISGGGALSSFETTVLLTVDETLDALRRVEQVQYRAPGVTQ, from the coding sequence ATGCCGCTCTACCTGTCCAGGTTCAGCTACACGCCGCAGACGTGGGCCCGGCTCATCAGCCACCCCGAGGACCGCGCGAAGGCCGCCCAGGCGTACATCGAGTCCGTCGGCGGGCGGCTCCACGGCTTCTGGTACGCCTTCGGCACGCACGACGGCTACAACCTGTGGGAGGCGCCGGACAACGTCTCCATGGCGGCCGTGGCGCTGGCGATCAGCGGGGGCGGCGCGCTCAGCTCCTTCGAGACGACCGTTCTCCTGACCGTCGACGAAACGCTGGACGCCCTGCGCAGGGTCGAGCAGGTCCAGTACCGGGCTCCCGGCGTGACGCAGTGA
- a CDS encoding HlyD family efflux transporter periplasmic adaptor subunit, producing MQFRQKALSKLQSPEELDLPVRFARPQGRLVLAVTLVVMAAATYWAFTGTVSSRLSAAGILTRAEGSYVLQTPIAGQVTEVLAEEGQLLAAGAPLLNVRTEQGERPVRLVTGGRVTTLVAKVGAVIATGADVATVERVKDPQDPLVAVLYVPGGSGSAIPVGAPVDLSLQSVPRQQFGMLRGRVEAVGRAPLTQAQIGGFLGDGALAEEFSRRGNPVAVVVALERSSSTPSGYRWSSPGGPPYAVDSRTPVTGAVHLSARRPVDWLLP from the coding sequence GTGCAGTTTCGCCAAAAGGCTCTTTCCAAGCTGCAATCGCCCGAAGAACTCGATCTGCCCGTTCGCTTCGCCCGCCCACAGGGGCGGCTCGTGCTGGCCGTCACCCTCGTCGTCATGGCGGCCGCGACGTACTGGGCCTTCACCGGCACCGTGTCGTCCAGGCTGAGCGCAGCCGGAATCCTCACCCGGGCCGAGGGCAGCTACGTGTTGCAGACCCCGATCGCGGGCCAGGTGACGGAGGTCCTCGCCGAGGAGGGCCAGCTCCTCGCCGCCGGTGCGCCCCTGCTCAACGTCCGTACGGAGCAGGGGGAACGCCCCGTGCGCCTGGTGACCGGCGGCCGCGTGACGACGCTCGTGGCCAAGGTGGGCGCGGTCATCGCGACCGGTGCGGACGTGGCGACCGTGGAACGCGTGAAGGATCCGCAGGACCCGCTGGTGGCCGTGCTGTACGTGCCCGGCGGCAGCGGTTCGGCGATCCCCGTGGGCGCCCCGGTCGACCTGAGCCTCCAGTCCGTCCCGCGGCAGCAGTTCGGCATGCTGCGCGGCCGCGTCGAGGCGGTCGGCCGCGCACCCCTGACGCAGGCGCAGATCGGCGGTTTCCTCGGGGACGGTGCGCTCGCCGAGGAGTTCTCGCGCCGCGGCAACCCGGTGGCCGTGGTCGTCGCGCTCGAACGCTCCTCCTCCACCCCGTCCGGCTACCGCTGGTCCTCCCCGGGCGGTCCCCCGTACGCCGTCGACTCCAGGACGCCCGTCACCGGCGCCGTCCACCTCTCCGCGCGGCGCCCGGTCGACTGGCTGCTGCCGTGA
- a CDS encoding GTP-binding protein encodes MDSRSSDAPVGPLPADILPETAAAAVKVVIVGGFGVGKTTMVGAVSEIKPLTTEETMTRAGVGVDDTWGVSRKITTTVAMDFGRISINDELVLYLFGTPGQERFWFLWRGLFEGALGAVVILDTRRLEISFDVIGRLEERGVPFVVAVNSFPGAPDHPLEELREALDLPDTVPILVCDARRRDSSRDVLLTLMRYLHSQAATQEAM; translated from the coding sequence ATGGACTCCAGAAGCTCTGACGCGCCTGTCGGGCCGCTCCCCGCGGACATACTCCCGGAGACGGCCGCGGCCGCAGTGAAAGTCGTCATCGTCGGCGGCTTCGGCGTGGGCAAGACGACGATGGTCGGTGCGGTCAGCGAGATCAAGCCGCTGACGACCGAGGAGACGATGACCCGGGCAGGCGTCGGTGTCGACGACACCTGGGGCGTCTCCCGCAAGATCACCACCACCGTGGCCATGGACTTCGGCCGCATCAGCATCAATGACGAACTCGTGCTGTACCTGTTCGGCACCCCCGGCCAGGAGCGCTTCTGGTTCCTGTGGCGGGGGCTCTTCGAGGGCGCCCTCGGCGCGGTCGTCATCCTCGACACCCGCCGGCTGGAGATCAGCTTCGACGTGATCGGACGGCTGGAGGAGCGCGGCGTCCCCTTCGTCGTGGCCGTCAACTCCTTCCCCGGCGCGCCCGACCACCCGCTGGAGGAACTGCGCGAGGCCCTCGACCTGCCCGACACCGTCCCGATCCTCGTCTGCGATGCCAGACGGCGGGACTCGTCCCGCGATGTCCTGCTGACCCTCATGCGCTACCTGCACTCCCAGGCAGCCACCCAGGAGGCAATGTGA
- the recQ gene encoding DNA helicase RecQ encodes MALPDTSPETSDALQVLHRVFGYSSFRGEQGEIIEQVVGGGDALVLMPTGGGKSLCYQIPALVRAGTGIVISPLIALMQDQVNALTALGVRAGFLNSTQDPYERQAVEQAFLAGELDLLYLAPERLRSESTQRLLDRGTVSLFAIDEAHCVAQWGHDFRPDYLALSMLHERWPKVPRIALTATATEATHAEIVARLGLEDARHFVASFDRPNIQYRIAPKNNPLKQVLELIRTEHAGDAGVVYCLSRASVEKTAAFLVEQGIDAVAYHAGMDARTRAANQARFLRDEGVVVVATIAFGMGIDKPDVRFVAHLDLPKSVEGYYQETGRAGRDGEPATAWLAYGLQDVVQQRKLIEGSEGDETHRRSLGMHLDAMLALCETVDCRRVRLLEYFGQSGAPCGNCDTCLTPAESWDATVASQKLLSTVWRLANERRQKFGAGQVIDILQGKKTAKVIQFDHDALSVFGVGADLGTAEWRGVVRQLLAQRLLAVEGDYGTLVLTEDSGEVLGGRRSVSMRKEKAPAGPAHKESGSRSGKGARVPVDLPAAAEPVFLALRAWRAETAREQGVPAYVVFHDATLREIATQLPTTTEELGTIGGVGEAKLAKYAEGVLATLAECGAPDSPPAAATPTPTPAAGSGSGPVTAARPAAPDADEPPFDPDEMAPPPWDDDWQ; translated from the coding sequence ATGGCACTTCCGGACACTTCCCCCGAGACCTCCGACGCTCTGCAGGTACTGCACCGCGTGTTCGGATACAGCTCCTTCCGCGGCGAGCAGGGGGAGATCATCGAGCAGGTCGTCGGCGGCGGCGACGCCCTCGTACTGATGCCGACCGGCGGCGGCAAGTCGCTCTGCTACCAGATCCCGGCGCTGGTCAGAGCGGGCACGGGCATCGTGATCTCCCCGCTGATCGCGCTGATGCAGGACCAGGTGAATGCGCTGACCGCCCTCGGGGTGCGGGCCGGATTCCTGAATTCGACGCAGGACCCGTACGAGCGGCAGGCCGTCGAGCAGGCGTTCCTCGCGGGTGAGCTGGACCTGCTCTACCTGGCCCCCGAGCGCCTGCGCAGCGAGAGCACCCAGCGGCTGCTCGACCGCGGCACCGTCTCCCTCTTCGCGATCGACGAGGCGCACTGCGTCGCCCAGTGGGGCCACGACTTCCGGCCCGACTACCTCGCGCTGTCGATGCTCCACGAGCGCTGGCCGAAGGTGCCGCGGATCGCGCTGACCGCGACGGCCACCGAGGCCACCCATGCCGAGATCGTGGCGAGGCTCGGCCTGGAGGACGCCCGGCACTTCGTCGCCAGCTTCGACCGGCCGAACATCCAGTACCGGATCGCCCCGAAGAACAACCCGCTCAAGCAGGTGCTGGAGCTGATCCGGACCGAGCACGCCGGTGACGCCGGAGTCGTCTACTGCCTCTCCCGGGCCTCGGTGGAGAAGACCGCGGCCTTCCTGGTGGAGCAGGGCATCGACGCCGTGGCGTACCACGCCGGCATGGACGCCCGGACGCGCGCGGCGAACCAGGCGCGTTTCCTGCGGGACGAGGGGGTCGTGGTGGTGGCCACGATCGCGTTCGGCATGGGCATCGACAAGCCGGACGTGCGGTTCGTGGCGCACCTCGACCTCCCGAAGTCGGTCGAGGGCTACTACCAGGAGACCGGCCGGGCCGGGCGCGACGGCGAGCCGGCCACGGCGTGGCTGGCGTACGGCCTCCAGGACGTGGTGCAGCAGCGCAAGCTCATCGAGGGTTCCGAGGGCGACGAGACGCACCGCCGGTCCCTGGGCATGCACCTGGACGCCATGCTCGCGCTGTGCGAGACGGTCGACTGCCGCCGGGTGCGGCTGCTGGAGTACTTCGGGCAGTCGGGCGCCCCGTGCGGCAACTGCGACACGTGCCTGACGCCGGCCGAGTCCTGGGACGCGACGGTCGCCTCGCAGAAGCTGCTGTCGACCGTGTGGCGGCTCGCGAACGAACGGCGGCAGAAGTTCGGCGCCGGCCAGGTCATCGACATCCTCCAGGGCAAGAAGACGGCCAAGGTCATCCAGTTCGACCACGACGCGCTCTCGGTGTTCGGTGTCGGGGCGGACCTGGGCACCGCGGAGTGGCGCGGCGTCGTACGCCAGCTGCTGGCCCAGCGGCTGCTGGCGGTGGAGGGCGACTACGGGACGCTGGTGCTGACCGAGGACAGCGGCGAGGTGCTGGGCGGGCGCCGCAGCGTCTCGATGCGGAAGGAGAAGGCGCCCGCGGGACCGGCCCACAAGGAGTCCGGATCGCGCTCGGGCAAGGGCGCCCGCGTGCCCGTCGACCTGCCGGCCGCCGCCGAACCGGTCTTCCTGGCCCTGCGCGCCTGGCGCGCCGAGACGGCGCGGGAGCAGGGCGTACCGGCGTACGTCGTCTTCCACGACGCGACGCTGCGGGAGATCGCGACGCAGCTGCCCACCACGACGGAGGAGCTGGGCACCATCGGCGGCGTCGGCGAGGCCAAGCTCGCGAAGTACGCCGAGGGCGTCCTCGCCACCCTGGCGGAGTGCGGTGCACCGGATTCGCCCCCTGCGGCCGCCACGCCCACGCCCACGCCCGCGGCCGGGTCCGGGTCCGGGCCCGTCACTGCGGCGCGCCCGGCGGCGCCGGACGCCGACGAGCCGCCGTTCGACCCGGACGAGATGGCTCCGCCGCCCTGGGACGACGACTGGCAGTAG
- a CDS encoding cytochrome P450: MSTTPTPPPGCPAHAAATAGGLYRLHGAEAQADPLALYEKLRAEHGPVAPVLVSGDLPAWLVLGHRENLDVARTSSRFARDPRGWRDMREGRVPADTPLGPMVSWVPVCNFTDGPVHERLRGAVVESLERFDKRGIRRYVTRFANQLVDQIAGEGYADLVSAFSDQLPMLVMTQLLGAPDEHGPLLVNAARDMLQGTETALQSDRYVTTTLENLVAERKVEPARDLASWLIEHPANLTDTEVLMHLRVVLIAAYETTANLIANTLRTVLTDPRFRASLSGGHMTLPDALEQVLWDDPPINTIIGRWATGDTLLGGQPVKAGDMILLGLAAGNADPQIRPDPNVSVHGNRSHLAFSSGPHECPGQDIGRAIADTGIEVLLDRLPDLQLAVDASELRWRGTLMSRHLLSLPVRFAPRSAPVPQLEPEQPAGHPVHAVIPPQPTAPPAPPARPAAGGRRRRGVSWWRRLLGRT, encoded by the coding sequence GTGAGCACCACCCCCACCCCACCCCCCGGGTGCCCCGCCCACGCGGCGGCCACCGCAGGGGGTCTGTACCGGCTCCACGGAGCGGAGGCCCAGGCCGATCCCCTCGCACTGTACGAGAAGCTGCGGGCCGAACACGGCCCGGTGGCCCCCGTCCTGGTGAGCGGCGACCTCCCGGCCTGGCTGGTCCTCGGCCACCGGGAGAACCTGGACGTGGCGCGCACGTCCTCGCGCTTCGCCCGCGACCCCCGCGGATGGCGCGACATGCGAGAGGGCCGCGTACCGGCCGACACCCCGCTCGGCCCCATGGTGTCCTGGGTGCCGGTGTGCAACTTCACCGACGGTCCCGTCCACGAGCGGCTGCGCGGGGCCGTGGTGGAGTCCCTGGAGCGCTTCGACAAGCGCGGTATCCGGCGCTATGTGACGCGCTTCGCGAACCAGCTCGTCGACCAGATCGCGGGCGAGGGCTACGCCGACCTGGTGTCCGCCTTCTCCGACCAGCTCCCGATGCTGGTGATGACCCAACTCCTCGGGGCGCCCGACGAACACGGCCCGCTGCTCGTCAACGCGGCGCGCGACATGCTCCAGGGGACCGAGACCGCCCTCCAGAGCGACCGCTACGTCACCACCACGCTGGAGAACCTGGTGGCGGAGCGCAAGGTCGAACCCGCCCGCGACCTCGCCTCCTGGCTGATCGAGCACCCCGCGAACCTGACGGACACCGAGGTGCTCATGCACCTGCGCGTCGTGCTGATCGCCGCCTACGAGACCACCGCCAACCTGATCGCCAACACCCTGCGGACGGTGCTGACCGACCCGCGTTTTCGCGCGAGCCTCTCCGGCGGCCACATGACCCTGCCCGACGCGCTGGAGCAGGTCCTGTGGGACGACCCGCCGATCAACACGATCATCGGACGCTGGGCCACCGGGGACACCCTGCTGGGCGGGCAGCCGGTCAAGGCCGGCGACATGATCCTGCTCGGCCTGGCCGCCGGGAACGCCGACCCGCAGATCCGCCCGGATCCCAACGTCTCCGTCCACGGAAACCGTTCCCACCTCGCCTTCAGCAGCGGACCGCACGAGTGCCCGGGCCAGGACATCGGACGCGCCATCGCCGACACCGGCATCGAGGTCCTGCTGGACCGGCTGCCCGACCTCCAGCTGGCGGTCGACGCGAGCGAACTCCGGTGGCGCGGCACCCTCATGTCCCGCCACCTGCTGTCCCTGCCGGTACGGTTCGCCCCGCGCTCGGCGCCGGTCCCGCAGCTCGAACCGGAGCAGCCGGCCGGGCACCCCGTGCACGCGGTGATCCCGCCGCAGCCGACGGCGCCACCGGCGCCACCGGCGCGGCCGGCGGCCGGCGGTCGCCGCCGGCGCGGCGTCAGCTGGTGGCGCCGCCTGCTCGGCCGCACCTGA
- a CDS encoding SRPBCC family protein, protein MPRTFTVSDSIVVHVSPADVYRHVSDPARMGDWSPENLGATVHGDSGETRVGTVFDGRNKRGSFRWTTRCTVTAVEQDRLFRFRVHAIGVRRPRVPGPIATWEYRFEPVPEGTRVTETWTDDRRSWPDFVAHAFDRIATRGHTFADFQRRNIATTLHNLKKALEPVPDTR, encoded by the coding sequence ATGCCTCGTACGTTCACGGTGTCCGACAGCATCGTCGTCCACGTCAGTCCCGCCGATGTCTACCGGCACGTTTCCGATCCCGCCCGGATGGGCGACTGGAGCCCGGAGAACCTCGGCGCCACCGTGCACGGGGACTCCGGGGAGACCCGCGTCGGGACGGTCTTCGACGGGCGGAACAAGCGCGGGTCCTTCCGCTGGACCACCCGGTGCACCGTGACGGCGGTCGAGCAGGACCGGCTGTTCCGGTTCCGGGTGCACGCCATCGGCGTCCGGCGTCCGCGGGTGCCCGGCCCCATCGCCACCTGGGAGTACCGGTTCGAGCCGGTCCCCGAGGGCACCCGGGTGACCGAGACGTGGACCGATGACCGCCGCTCGTGGCCGGACTTCGTGGCCCACGCCTTCGACCGGATCGCGACGCGGGGACACACCTTCGCCGACTTCCAGCGCAGGAACATCGCCACCACCCTGCACAACCTCAAGAAGGCCCTGGAGCCGGTGCCCGACACCCGGTGA
- a CDS encoding roadblock/LC7 domain-containing protein, translating into MTQRSSMDWMLKDLAAGVPQTRHVIVLSADGLCVAQYGAETDTADRLAAACAGLQSLAGAVAAELPNSQGRMRLVVIEMDGGFFYLMAAGDGSYLAVLADEGVDAGLMGAQMRALVSRMGDHLSSPPRHDGQPA; encoded by the coding sequence ATGACTCAGCGAAGCAGTATGGACTGGATGCTCAAGGACCTGGCTGCCGGAGTCCCGCAGACGCGGCACGTGATCGTGCTGTCCGCGGACGGGCTCTGCGTGGCGCAGTACGGGGCCGAGACGGACACGGCCGACCGCCTGGCGGCCGCGTGCGCGGGTCTGCAGAGCCTCGCCGGAGCGGTGGCCGCGGAACTGCCCAACTCCCAGGGCAGGATGCGGCTGGTCGTGATCGAGATGGACGGCGGGTTCTTCTACCTGATGGCCGCCGGAGACGGCTCCTACCTCGCGGTGCTGGCCGACGAGGGTGTCGACGCGGGCCTGATGGGCGCGCAGATGCGCGCCCTGGTGTCCCGGATGGGGGACCACCTGAGCAGCCCGCCGCGGCACGACGGGCAGCCCGCGTGA
- a CDS encoding N-formylglutamate amidohydrolase, with product MNHEPESFRLLPGAGGSPVILHVPHSSRAVPESVRGGIVLDDRELEQELDHITDSHTAEIAAAAAAASAVTPWQFVNGLSRLVIDPERFPDEREEMLAVGMGAVYTRTSHRKRLRADGFDGRPLVDRYFHPYADAMARAVGERLDAVGRAVIIDVHSYPTQPLPYELHGAGRRPPICLGTDPFHTSPGLLAAAEKAFTGFGGTGLDSPFAGTYVPLEYYGKDRRVGALMVEIRRDVYMSEPGGPAGPGLVALAAALAELVDGLLP from the coding sequence ATGAACCATGAGCCCGAGTCCTTCCGGCTCCTGCCCGGCGCCGGCGGGTCGCCGGTGATCCTGCACGTACCGCACTCCTCGCGCGCCGTACCGGAGTCCGTCCGCGGCGGCATCGTGCTGGACGACCGGGAGCTGGAGCAGGAGTTGGACCACATCACCGACTCCCACACCGCGGAGATCGCGGCGGCGGCCGCCGCCGCGTCCGCCGTCACACCGTGGCAGTTCGTCAACGGGCTCTCGCGTCTCGTCATCGACCCCGAGCGCTTCCCCGACGAGCGCGAGGAGATGCTGGCCGTGGGGATGGGAGCGGTGTACACGCGCACCAGCCACCGGAAGCGCCTGCGCGCGGACGGCTTCGACGGCCGTCCGCTGGTCGACCGGTACTTCCACCCGTACGCGGACGCGATGGCGCGGGCCGTGGGCGAGCGCCTGGATGCCGTAGGACGAGCCGTGATCATCGACGTGCACTCGTACCCGACGCAGCCGCTCCCGTACGAACTGCACGGCGCCGGCCGCCGGCCGCCGATCTGCCTGGGCACGGACCCCTTCCACACCTCCCCCGGCCTCCTCGCAGCGGCCGAGAAGGCCTTCACGGGCTTCGGCGGCACGGGGCTCGACAGCCCCTTCGCCGGTACGTACGTGCCGCTGGAGTACTACGGCAAGGACCGGCGGGTCGGCGCCCTGATGGTCGAGATACGCCGGGACGTCTACATGTCCGAGCCGGGCGGTCCGGCCGGGCCGGGGCTCGTCGCGCTGGCGGCGGCGCTGGCGGAACTCGTGGACGGCCTGCTCCCGTAG